The DNA window CCGGGATCTACCTTTATGTCGGCACGGATCAGTTGCGCTTTTCACGCGGCACTGACCGGGTGCCGCTTGAGGAAGTGCCGCCGCGGTTGCTGTCGGAAACGCTGCGCGAGGCGGATCTCTTTGTCGGCGTCGCCAGCGTCGGGAATGACCCTGCATGGGCGGATCAGGGACCGACGCCCGAGGCACGGAATTACTGGCAGAGTTATTCTTTCGGTGAACTCGACGGTTTCGCCGAAACCCGCAGGGAGGTTCTGCAAGCGGTTCTGCCACGGCTCAGGATCCGTGATGTGGCCCATATCGAGGGCAGGTTCCTGATCGTGGATGGCAGGCTGAACACATACAAAATCCATCTGGGTTCATCAAACGTCCTGATGGCGCCCGGGGATCGTTATCTGTGCATTGTCCCCGGCCGTGTCACCACAGCCGGGCAGGTCGCATTACCTTTCGAGGGAGACACCCGCCTGTCTGTGATCCTGTCCAAAGCGATGATGCTGGCTGACGACGACAAAATCGAAGCGCCCGATATTGTCAGCCAGCCGAAACGCTAGAGGCGGGCAGGGCGACACAGCAGGCTCTCACCGGCTGTGGCAGTCATTGGCCGGAGTGCCCTGGCCCGGGGCGCTGTCTGTGCCCTGAGCGTCATGCGCAACGAATGGCGCAGGCTTCGGCCAGTATGCGCTGACAAAGGTTCCCGCACCTTCCCGAATTTCGACAAACCCCTCGGCTTCAAGCGCGGAAAATGCGAGCCGCACAGTGTTTCCGCGTTGGCTTCATAGTCTTTGAGATCAACAGCTTTCATATCAGGTCTTCTTTCGATCCGGTTTTCCAGCCGGTGATTGCAACGCGCGCTGTCCGTGAACAGGTCGGGCGACAGCGCTGTCACGACTGCTCAGAAGCGTGAGGCGGGTGCAGAATGTCTTTAGAACGAGATCAGGAACCATCAGAGAACCGGTACAGTGGAAGTTCTTGGTAGCGGTCAGTCTCCTTGCGACGGGCGCTTGAGTTTCAGGCGCAGGTGATACGGTTTTGCTGTCTGCCCGCTCTGTTTCTATGGCGTTCTGACGGTTTCTGAACCGGGCAGGACCGGGCAGGGCAGATTTCCTGCAGCCCTTGCGCCGCCGCAAAAACAGTGAACTGACTGAGACGGGTCGCGCTGACCCGGTCAACGTGCCTTGCACCGCCACGATTCCTCTGACCGGTGCTTTCCGGCGTCTGGTGCGGGCGGCCCTGTCGGTATCCGGCCTGTGTCTGACCGGGCGGTCGCTCGGTCACCCGTGGCGGGACTGCGTCGCCTGGCCGCACAGCAAAGGCCGGTGTCTTGACCCCGCCCCAAGCAGCGGCCAGAAAAGGGCAGACGACAAAGGATGTTTCATGGCACGGCCCACACAAAAGGCTCCGGCAGCACCGGGGCAGACGGACGAACGTGCCCGTTCACGTAAGCTGGGCGCACTTGCGGCGCTGATGCCTTTTGTCTGGCCTTACAGACAACTGATGTTTTCTGCCCTTGCGGCGCTTGTGGTTACGGCAATGCTGTCGCTGACCCTGCCGCTTGCAGTGCGCCGGGTCGTGGATAATTTTGACACCAAAAGCGCGCGCGATCTTGATCTTTACTTTGCGGCGGCTCTTGGCATCGCCTGTTTGCTGGCTGTGGGTACGGGCGTGCGATATGCGCTGGTCACCCGTCTGGGTGAGCGGGTGGTTACCGACATCCGCAAGGCTGTCTTTGACCGCGTGATCGGCATGAGCCCCGCGTTTTACGAAAAGATCATGACCGGCGAAGTGCTGAGCCGGATCACAACAGATACCACGCTCATCCTGTCGGTGATCGGCTCTTCCGTCTCTATCGCGCTTCGTAACATTCTCATCTTTGCCGGTGGACTTGTGCTCATGCTGCTGACCTCGGCCAAGCTCACGGGGCTGGTGCTGCTGATCGTGCCGGCGGTGATCGTGCCGATTCTGGTACTGGGACGCAGGCTCAGAGTGCTGAGCCGCGAAAACCAGGACTGGATTGCGGCCTCCTCCGGCAATGCCTCGGAGGCGCTGAGTGCGGTGCAGACAGTTCAGGCCTTTACCCATGAAAGCGCCAGCCGCGGCCGGTTTGCCGAGATGACGGAGCTGTCATATGATGCGGCGCGACGGCGTATTTACACCCGCGCGATCATGACGGTGATCGTGATTTTCCTCGTTTTCGCGGGGATTGTGGGTGTGCTCTGGATCGGTGCCAAAGATGTACGGGCCGGGGAGATGACCCAGGGCGCTCTGGTGCAGTTCGTGATCTATGCGGTGATGGTTGCAGGCGGCGTGGCAGCGCTTTCGGAGATCTGGGGCGAACTGCAGCGCGCGGCCGGCGCCACCGAGCGGCTGGTCGAGCTTTTACAGTCCGAAGACAGCGTTACGGAACAAAAAGAGGCGGCGCGCCTTCCGCAGCCCGTCACCGGGCGGCTTACGTTTGAGGATGTCACTTTTGTCTATCCGTCGCGCCCCCTTGTGAATGCGCTCGACGGGGTCAGCCTGACCATTGAGCCCGGCGAGACCGTGGCCTTTGTCGGCCCGTCCGGCGCGGGTAAAACAACGATCATTCAGATGATCCTGCGCTTTTACGATCCGGTTTCGGGCCGCATCCTGCTTGATGGTGTCGATCTTGCCGACCTGCGGCGTGATGAGTTCCGCAAATCCGTGGCTCTGGTGCCGCAGGATCCGGTGATCTTTGCAGCTTCTGCCCGCGAGAACATCCGATTTGGCCGTCCGGATGCGACGGATGATGAGATAGAGGCGGCCGCAAAGGCCGCCGCCGCACATGACTTTATCACGGCACTGCCCGAGGGCTATGACGCCTGGCTCGGAGAGCGTGGTGTGATGCTGTCAGGCGGACAGAAACAGCGCATCGCGATCGCCCGTGCGATACTTCGGGATGCACCTGTGCTGCTCCTGGATGAAGCCACGAGTGCCCTTGATGCGGAAAGCGAACGGGCGGTGCAGGCGGCTGTTGACCGGCTGAGCGAGGGCCGCACAACGCTGATCGTGGCACACCGCCTGGCAACGGTCAAAAAGGCTGACCGCATCGTTGTGATGGACCAGGGGCGGGTGGTTGCGACCGGCCCGCATGACCAGCTGGTGGCCGAAGACGGTCTCTATGCACGGCTCGCCCGTCTGCAGTTTACCGACGGC is part of the Roseobacter ponti genome and encodes:
- a CDS encoding ABC transporter transmembrane domain-containing protein, which translates into the protein MARPTQKAPAAPGQTDERARSRKLGALAALMPFVWPYRQLMFSALAALVVTAMLSLTLPLAVRRVVDNFDTKSARDLDLYFAAALGIACLLAVGTGVRYALVTRLGERVVTDIRKAVFDRVIGMSPAFYEKIMTGEVLSRITTDTTLILSVIGSSVSIALRNILIFAGGLVLMLLTSAKLTGLVLLIVPAVIVPILVLGRRLRVLSRENQDWIAASSGNASEALSAVQTVQAFTHESASRGRFAEMTELSYDAARRRIYTRAIMTVIVIFLVFAGIVGVLWIGAKDVRAGEMTQGALVQFVIYAVMVAGGVAALSEIWGELQRAAGATERLVELLQSEDSVTEQKEAARLPQPVTGRLTFEDVTFVYPSRPLVNALDGVSLTIEPGETVAFVGPSGAGKTTIIQMILRFYDPVSGRILLDGVDLADLRRDEFRKSVALVPQDPVIFAASARENIRFGRPDATDDEIEAAAKAAAAHDFITALPEGYDAWLGERGVMLSGGQKQRIAIARAILRDAPVLLLDEATSALDAESERAVQAAVDRLSEGRTTLIVAHRLATVKKADRIVVMDQGRVVATGPHDQLVAEDGLYARLARLQFTDGMAAE